DNA from Sphingomonas sp. R1:
TCTACCAGGGCGCCAAGATCGGCATCGTGGGTCCGAACGGTGCGGGCAAGTCGACGCTCATGAAGATCATGGCCGGCATCGACAAGGATTTCGCCGGCGAGGCATGGCCGGGCGAGAACATCACCGTCGGCTATCTGCCGCAGGAGCCGCAGCTCGATCCCAGCAAGACCGTGCTCGAGAACGTCAAGGACGGTGCGCGCGAAACCGCCGACATGGTCGATCGCTTCAACGCCATCTCGGCGGAGATGGGCGATCCCAAGGACGACACCGATTTCGACGCGCTGATGGAGGAGATGGGCGATCTCCAGGCCAAGATCGACGCAGTCGACGGCTGGAGCCTCGACAACCAGCTCGAGATCGCGATGGAAGCGCTGCGCTGCCCGCCGTCCGACTGGCCGGTCGAGAATCTGTCGGGCGGTGAAAAGCGCCGCATCGCGCTCACCCGCCTGCTGATCCAGAAGCCGTCGATCCTGCTGCTCGACGAGCCGACCAACCACCTCGACGCCGAAAGCGTCAACTGGCTGGAAAACCACCTCAAGGAATATGCCGGCGCGGTGCTGATGATCACCCATGACCGCTATTTCCTCGACAACGTAGTCGGCTGGATCCTCGAGATCGACCGTGGCAAGTACTTCCCGTACGAAGGCAACTACTCGACCTATCTCGAGAAGAAGGCCAAGCGCCTCGAGCAGGAAGACCGCGAGGCCACCGGCCGCCAGAAGGCGATCAAGGACGAGCTCGAATGGATCCGGCAGGGCGCCAAGGCCCGCCAGACCAAGTCCAAGGCGCGTATCGCCAAGTTCGAGCAGCTGGTCGCCAGCCAGGAAAACCGCACGCCGGGCAAGGCCCAGATCGTCATCCAGGTGCCCGAGCGCCTGG
Protein-coding regions in this window:
- the ettA gene encoding energy-dependent translational throttle protein EttA, whose protein sequence is MAAQYAFVMKDMTKTFPGAPKPVLNNINLQFYQGAKIGIVGPNGAGKSTLMKIMAGIDKDFAGEAWPGENITVGYLPQEPQLDPSKTVLENVKDGARETADMVDRFNAISAEMGDPKDDTDFDALMEEMGDLQAKIDAVDGWSLDNQLEIAMEALRCPPSDWPVENLSGGEKRRIALTRLLIQKPSILLLDEPTNHLDAESVNWLENHLKEYAGAVLMITHDRYFLDNVVGWILEIDRGKYFPYEGNYSTYLEKKAKRLEQEDREATGRQKAIKDELEWIRQGAKARQTKSKARIAKFEQLVASQENRTPGKAQIVIQVPERLGGKVIEAKNISKAYGDKLLFENLSFMLPPGGIVGVIGPNGAGKSTLFKLLTGQETPDSGEIDIGSTVRLGYVDQSRDHLDDSKNVWQEISDGLDYMKINGHDQSTRAYVGAFNFKGADQQKIVGKLSGGERNRVNIAKMLKRGGNVLLLDEPTNDLDVETLGALEEAIENFAGCAVVISHDRFFLDRLATHILAFEGNSHVEWFEGNFEAYEEDKRRRLGDAADRPTALSYKKLTR